A stretch of the Deinococcus depolymerans genome encodes the following:
- a CDS encoding aminopeptidase codes for MRWAGGRRVRAGLVLGAVAAVLALSGCADVRYLTQAAGGQLDLLRRARPVEAALADPATRPELRRKLQLASDVRAFAVASEAAGGLGLPDHGSFLTFVDVGRPFVVWNVFSAPEFSVTLDTSCFPVAGCVGYRGYFAEADARAYAQERRAAGRDVSVGGVSAYSTLGYLKDPLLSTMLAYPDATLIRTVIHELAHPDLYVPGDTVFNESYATAVEEEGMRRWLAAHGTPELREQDRAAQARQAAFEALLLDARAQLEALYAQPDLPDADRRTRKAAVLAALHARYGALKASWGGYAGYDAYFARGVNNAALGAVAAYATMVPDFQALLARVDGHLPAFTEAARVCSRRPQAERAACLRGS; via the coding sequence GTGAGGTGGGCAGGGGGGCGGCGTGTGCGGGCGGGTCTGGTGCTGGGCGCGGTGGCCGCCGTGCTGGCCCTGAGTGGGTGCGCGGACGTGCGGTACCTGACGCAGGCGGCGGGCGGGCAGCTGGATCTGCTGCGGCGGGCGCGGCCGGTCGAGGCGGCCCTGGCGGACCCGGCCACGCGGCCGGAGCTGCGGCGCAAGTTGCAGTTGGCGTCGGACGTGCGGGCGTTTGCGGTGGCGTCCGAGGCGGCGGGCGGGCTGGGCCTGCCGGATCACGGGTCTTTCCTGACGTTCGTGGATGTCGGGCGTCCGTTCGTGGTGTGGAACGTGTTCTCCGCGCCGGAGTTCAGCGTGACGCTGGACACGTCGTGTTTCCCGGTGGCGGGCTGCGTGGGGTACCGGGGGTACTTTGCCGAGGCGGACGCGCGGGCGTACGCGCAGGAGCGGCGCGCGGCGGGCCGGGACGTGAGCGTGGGCGGCGTGAGTGCTTACTCCACGCTGGGGTACCTGAAGGACCCGCTGCTGTCGACCATGCTGGCGTACCCGGACGCCACGCTGATCCGCACGGTGATTCACGAGCTGGCCCACCCGGACCTGTACGTGCCGGGTGACACGGTGTTCAACGAGTCGTACGCCACGGCGGTCGAGGAGGAAGGCATGCGCCGCTGGCTGGCCGCGCACGGCACGCCGGAGCTGCGCGAGCAGGACCGGGCGGCGCAGGCGCGGCAGGCGGCATTCGAGGCGCTGCTGCTGGACGCCCGCGCGCAGCTGGAGGCGCTGTACGCGCAGCCGGACCTGCCGGACGCTGACCGGCGCACGCGGAAGGCGGCGGTGCTGGCGGCCCTGCACGCCCGCTACGGGGCGTTGAAGGCGTCGTGGGGCGGGTACGCGGGGTACGACGCTTACTTCGCGCGGGGTGTGAACAACGCGGCGCTGGGGGCGGTGGCGGCGTACGCGACGATGGTCCCGGATTTCCAGGCGCTGCTGGCCCGGGTGGATGGGCACCTGCCGGCGTTCACCGAGGCGGCGCGGGTGTGCAGTCGCCGGCCGCAGGCGGAACGGGCCGCGTGTCTGCGCGGCTCCTGA